Proteins encoded within one genomic window of Citricoccus muralis:
- a CDS encoding DUF3499 domain-containing protein, translating to MGTNRYCTKTGCRGAAVATLTYNYADSAVVLGPMSQRAEPHAYDLCQRHCRTMTAPVGWELLRLVSLEDLQAPPAADPDDLLALADAVKETPEEQVSTSDPLDDVTPDTSAHRVDRSVQPVADSDVVDPRPVSGETRPSLRILR from the coding sequence GTGGGAACGAATCGTTATTGCACCAAGACCGGCTGCCGCGGTGCCGCCGTGGCCACGTTGACGTACAACTATGCCGACTCGGCGGTGGTGCTCGGGCCCATGTCGCAACGGGCCGAACCCCACGCCTACGACCTGTGTCAGCGGCACTGCCGCACCATGACGGCCCCGGTGGGCTGGGAGCTGCTGCGCCTGGTCTCCCTCGAGGACCTGCAGGCCCCTCCCGCTGCAGATCCGGATGACCTGCTGGCCCTAGCCGATGCGGTCAAAGAAACTCCGGAAGAACAGGTCTCGACGTCCGACCCGCTGGACGACGTCACCCCCGATACCTCGGCCCACCGGGTGGATCGCAGCGTTCAGCCCGTGGCGGATTCCGACGTCGTCGATCCGCGCCCCGTCAGCGGTGAGACCCGGCCCAGTTTGAGGATCCTGCGCTGA